DNA from Pajaroellobacter abortibovis:
CACAAGGGTGGACGTTGCGTGTTATCGTAGAAAAATTGGGAAGTGAAGCTCAGAATCTTTCAACGAAAGAGGCTGGAGTTGACTTGGAACTTTGCGCCAATATCGCCAAAGAGGTGAGTCCCGCTTTGGATGTGTTGGATCAAATCCCTCATCGATATCACTTAGAAATTAGCTCACCTGGTGTTGAGCGCCACTTGCGCACTCCAAAGGATTTCGTGCGGTTTGTTGGTCAAAAGGCAACACTTAAGCTCCAAGCGCCTCTTGAGGGGAAGAAAATATGGGTAGGGTGGCTGAGAGGGGTAAGAGATGATCATCTTCTGCTCGAAGAAGAGGAGCAACAGTGCTATGAGATTCCTTTTTGCAATATCGTATCCGGACATCTTTTGTTTGAGTTTGGATCTTTCTCTTGCTCCCCTCGAAAAGCAAGTCGAAGAAAAAAGTCTAAAAGGTAAATGATAATGGCTATC
Protein-coding regions in this window:
- the rimP gene encoding ribosome maturation factor RimP, yielding MPELLTFPSLSRVDRSTLEPIIQPIVHAHGAELVDIEFRREPQGWTLRVIVEKLGSEAQNLSTKEAGVDLELCANIAKEVSPALDVLDQIPHRYHLEISSPGVERHLRTPKDFVRFVGQKATLKLQAPLEGKKIWVGWLRGVRDDHLLLEEEEQQCYEIPFCNIVSGHLLFEFGSFSCSPRKASRRKKSKR